TGCTTCCTTATCCGTTGCCCCGAACGGGTTGTCCGAAAATGTACGCAAAACCCGGAAATCGCCCGCTCGCCCACGCATTCTTAACCGCGCGCATTAACCGGATGGTTTCCACGCGCCGCGCCTTGGGCCCAGCCAGCAGGGGGAACAAAGGAAAAGTTCCAATTAAAGTAAATGACCGGAAAACAACACTCGCCGGGAAAGATACGGGCGTGCCGGCCCACGCCCTGACAAGTGCGTGAGCACACGGGCTTTGCCGACAGGAAATGCTGTTGAAGCGGGACGTTCTCGTGTCCCGGACGCGGCGCGGCACGAAGTGACGCGACGCAGAGCCGGCAACTGTTATGTCGGCGCGGTCTGCAGGTAGGGCTTCCTGTCGCGCATCATGGCGTTGAGGACGGTTAGGAGCTTCCTGGCGACGGCAATGAGAGCGAGCTTGGCTGGTTTGCCGGCCTGTCGCAGTCGTGCGTAGAAGGCCTTGAACGGATCGGCCCGGCGAACCGCGTTGAGGGCAGCCATGTAGAGGGCGTCACGAACGCGCTTTCGACCGCCGGCGATCTTGCGTTTGCCACGGAAGGCGCCGCTGTCGACGTTGAAGGGGGCAAGGCCCGCGAGTGCCGCGATCTGTTTTGCACCAACACGTCCGAGTTCCGGCATCTTCGCGATGAGCTGCATGCAAGCCACGGGACCCACACCCGGCAGCGAGCGCATCAACTTTGCATCGTCCGCGATCTCCGGCTCGGCCTTGGTCAGCGCCTTGATGTCGGCTTCGATCTCGGCAACCTCGTCGTCGAGAACCTCGATAAGGCGGCTGATCCGTTCGGCCATGGCGCGGTCGTCAGCCTCG
This region of Bradyrhizobium sp. CCGUVB1N3 genomic DNA includes:
- a CDS encoding transposase, which translates into the protein MIIPLRYVGIDVSKKHLDIFDEADGVPRRIANAAQAITQQVTRWRCDALIVFEATGTYDLALREALDQAGVRFARINPARARDFARASGQLAKTDPIDARMLAAFGRVMQPATEQAANPARNALSRLAKRRDQLVLMRAQEKNRRSEADDRAMAERISRLIEVLDDEVAEIEADIKALTKAEPEIADDAKLMRSLPGVGPVACMQLIAKMPELGRVGAKQIAALAGLAPFNVDSGAFRGKRKIAGGRKRVRDALYMAALNAVRRADPFKAFYARLRQAGKPAKLALIAVARKLLTVLNAMMRDRKPYLQTAPT